The following nucleotide sequence is from Desulfovibrio sp..
AATTGCACCAAGTGCCAGATGTTGCATCGTTCGGAACGACTGTGACGGTCAGAGCCGCCGGTGAGTTGTTGCGCGGCAAGATGCTGGTCCCTGTCGACGCGCCGACGCCCGAGGAATATATCGAAGCGTTTCGCGTTGCTGATCAATTCCGAATAGCCCATGCCTATCCGATGAGAAGCATTCGCCAAAGCGCCCACCGCTGGATGAAACGCTGTGCCGTCAGCGGGATCACCGGTGCCCGTCTGAAGCGAATGCCGGCGATCAGGGCGAAGCTCAAAAGATCGTCTATTTATCTCGATAAATTGCAAGATGTCGGCGGCTGTCGGCTGATCTTGCCGACCATTGCCGACGTCCGAACCATTGGTGACGCGCTCACCCAACATCTCCGTCATCAGAAGTGCAAGGAGAACGATTACATTCTGGCGCCAAAACCAGACGGCTACCGGAGTCATCACCTAGTTTTTGCGTTTCAGGATCAACTGTGCCGCTCTCATTACATGGACCGGCGCATCGAAATTCAGGTCCGGACGCAATTGCAGCATTCCTGGGCGACGGCGGTGGAGGCCGTCGGCCTCTACCGCGGCGAATATCTCAAGGGCAGTGTTGGGGATCGGAGTTGGCTGCGGCTGTTTCTTCTAATGTCGGCCGAATTTTGTGTTGCTGAAGGATGCCCGGAACCGCCTGGCGTTCCTGGCCAAGTCGAGAGAATTGCCGAAATCCAGGCCCTCAATAAAACATTGGATGCCGATCTTACGCTGGCCACCCTGGCGAACGCCGTTCACTGGCGTGAAATCAGCGTGACGGCGCGAGAAGCGCCCGAGTACTACCTTATTCGCTTTGACGCCAAGGCTAAAGAAGTGCTGGTGCAACCGTTGCATTCGGCAAGCCGTGCGATGGCTTTGTATTCGGAAGCGGAATCCGTCGATCGCGAAACCGGCAATGACGGTAATGACGTGGTGCTGGTCGAAGCGGACAAAATTGACGGCCTAAAGGCCGCCTATCCGAATTATTTTGGTGATGTAACGCTGTTTCGACAGGCCTTGGAAGAGGTGGCCAAGGGCC
It contains:
- a CDS encoding RelA/SpoT domain-containing protein is translated as MSELHQVPDVASFGTTVTVRAAGELLRGKMLVPVDAPTPEEYIEAFRVADQFRIAHAYPMRSIRQSAHRWMKRCAVSGITGARLKRMPAIRAKLKRSSIYLDKLQDVGGCRLILPTIADVRTIGDALTQHLRHQKCKENDYILAPKPDGYRSHHLVFAFQDQLCRSHYMDRRIEIQVRTQLQHSWATAVEAVGLYRGEYLKGSVGDRSWLRLFLLMSAEFCVAEGCPEPPGVPGQVERIAEIQALNKTLDADLTLATLANAVHWREISVTAREAPEYYLIRFDAKAKEVLVQPLHSASRAMALYSEAESVDRETGNDGNDVVLVEADKIDGLKAAYPNYFGDVTLFRQALEEVAKGRSLAELDIRRQEMVPAKPAERIDSGWLYKRNRLWVEPGRMKKTRKRKQK